The Pseudomonas pergaminensis nucleotide sequence CGTGGGGACGGCTGGCAAGCGGTGTTTTAGGCATGAGCGGCGACAGATATTTGATAGAGACGTTATTATGTTACCCGTTCCTACGCCATTGAGTGGTCATCGTGTCCCGACTTTTTCCCGTTTTTGTCGTATTTGTCACCAGTTTGTTCATTACTGGCGCCGCTCAGGCCGAGGTCAAGGTGCTGACCAGCATCAAGCCATTGCAGTTGATTGCCGCTGCTGTACAGGACGGTGTGGCGGTTCCCGAGGTGTTGTTGCCCCCCGGTGCGTCGCCCCATAACTATGCGTTGCGACCATCCGACGTACGGCGCGTGCAGTCGGTGGACCTGCTGTACTGGATCGGCCCGGATATGGAGAGTTTCCTGCCACGCGTGTTGAAAGGTCGTACGGCAACAACGGTGGCCGTGCAGGACCTTCCAGGCATGAAACTGCGTCGATTCGCCGAAGATAGTCACTCCCACGCCGACGATGCCGACGAACATGACCACGATCACCGCCCAGGCAGCCTGGATGCGCACCTGTGGCTGTCTACCGTAAATGCTCGGGTGATTGCTGCGCGCATGGCGGCTGACCTGGCAGCCGCCGATCCGGCCAATGCCGCGCGGTACCAGAGCAACGCTAAGGCCTTCGAAGAGCGCCTCGATGCGCTGGACGCTCGCCTGAAAGCCCGCTTGGCGCCGATCGATGGCAAGCCTTACTTCGTCTTCCACGAAGCTTTCGATTACTTCGAAGACGCTTACGGCCTCAAGCACACTGGTGTGTTCAGCGTTGCCGCCGAGGTACAACCCGGCGCCCAGCACGTGGCTGCGATGCGTACGCGTTTGCAGGAAGTCGGCAAGACGTGTGTGTTCAGTGAGCCGCCGTTGCGCCCGCGCCTGGCTGAAACGCTGGTCGCCGGCTTGCCGGTGAAGCTGGCGGAGTTGGATGCGTTGGGCGGTTACACGCCGGCTACCGCTCAGGGTTACGAGCAGGTGTTGGAGAAGCTAGGGAATGACCTGGCCGGGTGCCTGGAGTCGTTGTAACAGATGGCGCATATCTAATGTGGGAGCTGGCTTGCCTGCGATTGCGGTGGGCCTGCGACGACATTGCTGGCTGACCTGACGCTATCGCAGGCAAGCCAGCTCCCACAATGACCGAGTTGGGCTTTAGAGGGCGAACGGCAGTTGGATCGTGACCTGCTGGCGTTGTGCCAAGCGATGCTCGAACTCCGCCGGGTCATGGATCAACACATCCTGGCCGGCAAACGATTCGGCCGCGATCAGGCGTGACAGCCAGAACCGCACACAGGCTACGCGCAACATCGTCGGCCACAGTTCTGCCTCTTTCGCCGTAAACGGACGCAGCGCTGCGTACGCACCCAGCAATGCCCGAGCGCGTTGCCCATCAATCACGCCATCAGCGTCCGAGCACCAGTCATTCAGGGCGATCGCCACGTCGTACAGCATCGGGCCGGAACAGGCGTTGTAGAAGTCGATCAGACCAGTGAGGTGCGTGCCTTCAAACATCGCGTTATCGCGGAACAGGTCAGCGTGCACGTTGGCGCGCGGCAGGGCGAGGATCTGGGCCTTATGCGCTTCGATCTCTGCCAGGGCGTCTTGCAACAGGCGCTGCTGTGCCTCGTTCAAGTGCGAAATAAGCTGCGCGCCTTCGCTGAGCATCCAGTCCAGCCCGCGATCGGTCTTGCGTTCCAGCACCTTTTCGCCTTGCGTCGCCAGGTGCAGGTGGCCAAGCAGGTCGCCTACTTGGGCACAGTGCTGGGCGTTGGCGTCCTTGATGTGCTTGCCGGCCAGGCGCGGTTGCAGCAGCGCCGGTTTGCCTTTCAGTTCGCGTAGGGCCACGCCTTCTGTGGTGCGCAGGGCGTAAGGCACGGGCAGGTCGGCGTCGTGGAGCACATCGAGCAGTTCGATGAAAAACGGCATCTCCGCGACCGGGCCGCGCTCAACCAAGGTCAGGACGAACTCGCCCTGCTCCAGGCTGATAAAGAAATTGGTGTTTTCGCTACCGGCGGCAATCCCCTGGAAGTCGATCAGGCGGCCGAGCCCGTAAGGGGCGAGAAAGGTTTCCAGCTCGGGCCGAGCCAGGGGGGTGAACACAGACATGGTTAAAACTGCCAGTACGGGCGCCGCGGTGCGCGGCGCCAATTGAAGTTAAGAAATCATTTCCATTCGAAGATCTTCCATGACGGGATCAGCATATCCGGCTGGTCAGAGCGGATGAAGTTCGCATCGGTTCCGTCCGCGCGCACCAGGAAATACGGGGGCGCCCCCTTCGGGGTAACCTTGATTGCGTACAGGAAACCGTTCTGGCGGTACTCCTGGATGGTCTTGTCGCCTTCCGTGCGAATGGTCACTTCCGGATCGCCTCCGGGGGCGTCGTCTGCCGCCATGGCAGCCATCGGAGCGAGTGCA carries:
- a CDS encoding zinc ABC transporter substrate-binding protein ZnuA; its protein translation is MVIVSRLFPVFVVFVTSLFITGAAQAEVKVLTSIKPLQLIAAAVQDGVAVPEVLLPPGASPHNYALRPSDVRRVQSVDLLYWIGPDMESFLPRVLKGRTATTVAVQDLPGMKLRRFAEDSHSHADDADEHDHDHRPGSLDAHLWLSTVNARVIAARMAADLAAADPANAARYQSNAKAFEERLDALDARLKARLAPIDGKPYFVFHEAFDYFEDAYGLKHTGVFSVAAEVQPGAQHVAAMRTRLQEVGKTCVFSEPPLRPRLAETLVAGLPVKLAELDALGGYTPATAQGYEQVLEKLGNDLAGCLESL
- a CDS encoding homoserine kinase, whose amino-acid sequence is MSVFTPLARPELETFLAPYGLGRLIDFQGIAAGSENTNFFISLEQGEFVLTLVERGPVAEMPFFIELLDVLHDADLPVPYALRTTEGVALRELKGKPALLQPRLAGKHIKDANAQHCAQVGDLLGHLHLATQGEKVLERKTDRGLDWMLSEGAQLISHLNEAQQRLLQDALAEIEAHKAQILALPRANVHADLFRDNAMFEGTHLTGLIDFYNACSGPMLYDVAIALNDWCSDADGVIDGQRARALLGAYAALRPFTAKEAELWPTMLRVACVRFWLSRLIAAESFAGQDVLIHDPAEFEHRLAQRQQVTIQLPFAL
- a CDS encoding DUF2782 domain-containing protein, producing MRTFNRLLLTGLIALAPMAAMAADDAPGGDPEVTIRTEGDKTIQEYRQNGFLYAIKVTPKGAPPYFLVRADGTDANFIRSDQPDMLIPSWKIFEWK